The Temnothorax longispinosus isolate EJ_2023e chromosome 4, Tlon_JGU_v1, whole genome shotgun sequence genome has a window encoding:
- the LOC139812061 gene encoding interstitial collagenase-like, producing MGKPRCGVEDISERTFAPLSDKWPRKHFKWNFHLANDIILKTTRAAFDLWAANSSLTFERDSLNPDILISFREGRHAMLYSRRNEPCSSAFRSPNGDVAHAFFPTGDPNFVSEVHVDKAETWHIQLTKNPPGTYNLLQTLTLEIGHALGLPHTFREDSVMFAFVPEKTFPVQFTLEDVLSIQHLYGAKENAKVPKVVITYDDDRYDDDTDDYHNDDDDSNDDYERRRDGSVLG from the coding sequence ATGGGTAAACCGCGATGCGGCGTCGAGGACATTTCGGAGCGCACGTTCGCTCCGCTTTCGGACAAATGGCCGAGGAAACATTTCAAATGGAACTTTCATCTGGCCAACGACATAATCTTGAAAACGACCCGAGCCGCGTTCGATCTGTGGGCAGCGAATTCGTCATTGACGTTCGAGCGCGATTCGCTGAATCCCGATATTTTGATATCGTTTCGTGAGGGGCGTCACGCGATGCTATACTCCCGACGAAACGAACCGTGTTCGTCTGCGTTCAGAAGTCCTAACGGAGATGTCGCTCACGCGTTCTTTCCCACCGGAGACCCCAATTTTGTCTCGGAGGTGCACGTAGACAAAGCGGAGACGTGGCACATACAGCTGACTAAGAATCCCCCGGGGACGTACAATTTACTTCAGACGTTGACGCTCGAGATCGGTCACGCTTTAGGCTTGCCGCACACCTTCCGCGAAGATTCGGTGATGTTCGCGTTCGTACCTGAGAAGACATTTCCCGTTCAATTTACTCTAGAGGACGTTCTTTCCATTCAACATCTGTACGGCGCTAAAGAAAACGCTAAAGTTCCAAAAGTAGTTATTACTTATGACGACGATCGTTATGACGACGACACCGACGACTAccacaacgacgacgacgatagcAACGACGACTACGAAAGACGTCGAGATGGATCTGTGCTAGGCTAG